In one Chitinophaga sancti genomic region, the following are encoded:
- a CDS encoding glycosyltransferase, translating to MLYNLGLIAFYSFATVAGIQILYYLIVFSRVAFYRRTFDVDAEPESQFSVIICAKDEELNLQKNLPSVLLQRFHDKKNPSYEVIVVNDNSEDDTKYYLRSIEAGYPHYRHIEIKQPAKFIPGKKFPLSMGIRSAKFENILLTDADCKPGSTYWLALMSQGFTDGKEIVLGYSPYVKKPGLLNKVIRYETYFSALQYLGFALSGVTYMGVGRNLAYKRELFSRQKGFTAHHHIASGDDDLFVNAAANRHNVGVVINKQAFTYSEPKTSWKKWFHQKTRHMSTGKHYRFSHKFLLGLFSLTHFLFYPLFIASIFYQPMMVYVLSIFGGKMLLQSVITFMAMKKLDEGDLFKFSWFMDAFMCLYYVILTPALLFKSKNRW from the coding sequence ATGTTGTATAACTTAGGCTTAATAGCCTTCTACAGTTTTGCTACCGTTGCAGGGATACAGATCCTCTATTACCTGATCGTCTTTTCCAGGGTAGCTTTTTATCGCCGTACCTTCGACGTTGATGCAGAGCCGGAATCTCAGTTCTCTGTTATAATATGTGCCAAGGATGAAGAGCTGAACCTTCAGAAAAACCTGCCTTCCGTACTATTACAGCGATTTCATGATAAAAAAAATCCATCTTATGAAGTCATTGTTGTGAATGACAATTCAGAAGATGATACAAAATATTACCTCCGTTCTATCGAAGCTGGTTATCCACATTATCGTCATATTGAGATTAAACAACCTGCCAAGTTTATTCCTGGTAAGAAGTTTCCGCTTTCTATGGGGATCAGGTCCGCAAAGTTTGAGAATATTTTGCTGACGGATGCGGATTGTAAACCGGGTAGTACTTACTGGTTAGCGCTGATGAGCCAGGGATTTACAGATGGGAAGGAGATTGTGCTGGGGTATAGTCCTTATGTGAAGAAGCCAGGATTGTTGAATAAAGTGATCCGGTATGAGACTTATTTTAGTGCCCTGCAGTACCTGGGTTTTGCGCTGAGTGGGGTTACTTATATGGGTGTGGGCAGGAACCTGGCGTATAAGCGGGAGTTGTTTAGCAGGCAGAAAGGGTTTACCGCGCACCATCATATTGCTTCCGGGGATGATGATTTGTTTGTGAATGCGGCGGCGAACAGGCATAATGTGGGGGTGGTGATTAATAAACAGGCGTTTACGTATTCCGAGCCGAAGACTTCGTGGAAAAAATGGTTTCATCAGAAGACGAGGCATATGAGTACGGGGAAGCATTACAGGTTTAGTCATAAGTTTTTGCTGGGGCTGTTTAGTTTGACGCATTTCCTGTTTTATCCGCTGTTTATAGCGAGTATTTTTTATCAGCCGATGATGGTGTATGTGTTATCGATATTTGGGGGGAAGATGTTGTTGCAGAGTGTGATTACCTTTATGGCGATGAAGAAGCTGGATGAGGGGGATTTGTTTAAGTTTAGCTGGTTTATGGATGCGTTTATGTGTTTATATTATGTGATATTGACACCTGCATTGCTGTTTAAGTCGAAGAACAGGTGGTAA
- the rsmI gene encoding 16S rRNA (cytidine(1402)-2'-O)-methyltransferase, producing MKLYLVPSPIGNLADITYRAVKVLEEADLVLAEDTRTSGVLLKHYNINKPITPYHQHNEHKVLQHLLQQLQGGKTMALITDAGTPGVSDPGFLLVRECVRAGVPVECLPGATAFVPALVNSGIPMTRFSFEGFLPLKKGRHTLFTQLSTDERTLVFYESPHRLVKTLEDMIGYFGADRPCCVSRELTKMFEENKRGTLQEVHDYYKEKGVKGEIVLILQGAAGKKKSQEEEE from the coding sequence ATGAAGCTTTATCTCGTTCCTTCTCCGATAGGCAATCTTGCCGATATTACTTACCGCGCTGTAAAAGTACTGGAAGAGGCAGACCTGGTGCTGGCGGAAGACACCCGCACATCTGGTGTGCTGTTAAAGCATTACAACATCAACAAACCGATCACTCCTTATCATCAGCACAATGAGCACAAAGTATTGCAGCACCTGTTACAACAGTTACAGGGCGGCAAAACAATGGCCCTGATCACCGATGCCGGTACGCCCGGTGTATCTGATCCTGGCTTTCTGCTGGTAAGAGAATGTGTACGTGCCGGTGTACCTGTAGAATGCCTGCCGGGAGCTACGGCCTTTGTGCCGGCCTTGGTCAACAGCGGCATCCCTATGACCAGGTTCTCATTTGAAGGCTTCCTGCCACTGAAGAAAGGCCGCCATACACTGTTTACGCAACTGTCAACTGACGAACGTACCCTGGTATTTTATGAATCTCCACATCGCCTTGTAAAAACACTCGAAGACATGATCGGCTATTTCGGTGCTGACAGACCATGTTGCGTAAGCCGCGAGCTGACCAAGATGTTCGAGGAAAACAAGCGGGGAACCTTGCAGGAAGTCCATGATTACTACAAGGAGAAAGGAGTGAAAGGGGAAATCGTATTGATCCTGCAGGGAGCCGCTGGAAAGAAAAAATCGCAGGAAGAAGAAGAATAA
- a CDS encoding putative polyvalent protein kinase domain-containing protein, which yields MFSNDTRTKLEHIVRGAILEGENDHCTAVRNYLCAGFSTSKTVKRDFERNAIIKKEQAEHLNQYAASNNLWVSGLLDKDLYLTRGGEAEVYFGKDSLNVLKVNDAIYYATWLEFFNSVSIHNLLFPNTAYIFLGFTESDGILKAVMQQPFIIADDQVDLNDVKQLLAFNGFENIKRNDYKNSALGILLEDIHDENVISNKGVLFFIDTVFYTISE from the coding sequence ATGTTTAGTAATGATACCCGTACAAAACTTGAACATATCGTTAGAGGAGCTATCCTTGAAGGGGAAAACGATCATTGCACAGCAGTCCGAAATTACTTATGCGCAGGCTTTAGCACAAGTAAAACAGTTAAAAGAGATTTCGAACGTAACGCAATCATCAAAAAAGAGCAGGCCGAACATCTAAATCAATATGCTGCCAGCAATAATCTATGGGTGAGCGGTCTGCTGGATAAAGACCTTTACCTGACCAGAGGTGGAGAAGCAGAAGTTTATTTTGGCAAAGACAGTTTAAATGTCTTAAAAGTGAATGACGCTATTTATTATGCTACCTGGCTCGAATTTTTTAATAGTGTTTCCATCCACAACCTCCTGTTCCCCAATACAGCTTACATTTTCCTTGGATTTACCGAATCTGATGGCATTTTAAAAGCCGTTATGCAACAACCGTTTATCATAGCTGATGATCAGGTTGATTTAAATGACGTAAAGCAACTGCTTGCGTTTAACGGTTTTGAAAACATTAAGCGAAACGATTATAAGAATAGCGCACTCGGCATTCTTTTAGAGGATATCCACGATGAAAACGTTATCTCCAACAAAGGTGTTTTATTTTTTATAGACACCGTTTTTTATACAATTTCAGAATAG
- the tgt gene encoding tRNA guanosine(34) transglycosylase Tgt → MIFELTTTDSESKARAGVITTGHGVIETPIFMPVGTVGSVKALTQEQIKNDVQAQIILGNTYHLYLRPGMDILSRAGGLHKFNGWDRPILTDSGGYQVFSLAANRKIKEEGCLFQSHIDGSRHLFTPENVMDIQRTIGADIIMAFDECPPYPSEYRYAKKSMELTHRWLDRCIARLKETQPVYGHEQTLFPIVQGSTYKDLRTISATEIAARDCAGNAIGGLSVGEPEADMYEMCGLVCDILPKEKPRYLMGVGTPWNILENIALGVDMFDCVMPTRNGRNGMLFTWNGVINIKNKKWADDFSPIDENSPCFASSQYSKAYLRHLFVAGEILGMTLASIHNLAFYLELVKEARKQILTGNYAQWKTRMVPQLKQRL, encoded by the coding sequence ATGATATTTGAACTGACAACAACTGATAGTGAAAGTAAAGCCCGTGCCGGCGTTATTACCACCGGTCACGGGGTAATTGAAACGCCTATTTTTATGCCCGTAGGCACCGTAGGCAGTGTTAAGGCCCTGACCCAGGAGCAGATTAAAAATGATGTCCAGGCACAAATCATCCTTGGCAACACCTATCACCTCTACCTGCGTCCAGGTATGGACATCCTCTCAAGAGCCGGTGGCCTCCACAAATTCAACGGCTGGGATCGTCCAATCCTCACAGATAGTGGTGGTTACCAGGTATTTTCCCTTGCCGCCAACAGAAAGATAAAAGAAGAAGGTTGCCTTTTTCAAAGTCATATCGATGGATCCCGTCACCTTTTCACCCCTGAAAATGTAATGGACATCCAGCGTACAATCGGTGCCGATATCATCATGGCCTTCGATGAATGCCCTCCTTATCCATCCGAATACCGCTATGCGAAAAAGTCCATGGAACTGACCCATCGCTGGCTGGATCGCTGCATTGCCCGCCTGAAGGAAACACAGCCTGTTTATGGACATGAGCAAACGCTGTTCCCTATTGTGCAGGGGAGTACTTACAAAGACCTCCGTACCATTTCAGCGACCGAAATCGCTGCCCGTGATTGTGCCGGCAACGCGATTGGGGGGCTCAGTGTAGGCGAACCCGAAGCAGACATGTACGAAATGTGTGGCCTGGTATGCGACATCCTGCCAAAAGAGAAACCCCGCTACCTCATGGGGGTGGGTACTCCATGGAACATCCTGGAAAACATCGCATTAGGGGTCGATATGTTCGATTGTGTCATGCCTACCCGCAATGGTCGTAATGGCATGCTCTTCACCTGGAACGGTGTCATCAATATCAAGAATAAAAAGTGGGCAGACGACTTTTCGCCAATCGACGAAAATAGCCCCTGCTTCGCTTCCAGCCAATATAGCAAAGCCTATCTCCGCCACCTGTTCGTAGCCGGAGAGATCCTGGGTATGACCCTGGCCAGCATTCATAACCTGGCCTTCTACCTGGAACTGGTGAAAGAAGCCCGGAAACAAATTTTAACAGGAAATTATGCCCAGTGGAAGACCAGGATGGTGCCGCAGCTGAAACAAAGACTTTAG
- a CDS encoding CDP-alcohol phosphatidyltransferase family protein, protein MKQLPNILTLGNLFCGALAIIYILHAPQYIAEFNGHDYAVTNPEPIYWASALVVIAAIFDFLDGMAARLLKLGSPFGRELDSLADMVTFGVVPGMIFFRLLRSAYMQMPDVFDVSYINLAPALLVPCFAAFRLAKFNLDTRQSENFIGVPTPAVGLLVASFPLIMLYNPYNLAHYLQNIWVLYTMIAILCYLMVAEMPMLSMKFKNFNPAQNWPRFLIVILAILAIPVLKFATVPFIFVVYVVLSAAARPAAIAK, encoded by the coding sequence ATGAAACAACTTCCTAACATCCTTACACTTGGTAATTTGTTTTGTGGTGCGCTGGCAATCATTTACATCCTGCATGCACCACAATACATCGCTGAATTCAATGGACACGACTATGCCGTTACGAATCCTGAGCCTATCTACTGGGCATCTGCACTGGTAGTGATAGCAGCGATATTCGATTTTCTGGATGGGATGGCGGCACGCCTGTTAAAACTGGGTTCTCCATTTGGAAGGGAGCTGGATTCGCTGGCCGATATGGTGACGTTTGGCGTAGTACCGGGTATGATCTTCTTCCGCTTGTTGCGTAGTGCTTATATGCAGATGCCGGATGTATTTGATGTATCTTATATCAACCTGGCGCCAGCCTTGCTGGTACCTTGTTTTGCGGCATTCCGCCTGGCTAAATTCAACCTGGACACCCGTCAGTCAGAGAATTTCATTGGTGTACCTACCCCGGCCGTAGGCCTACTGGTAGCATCTTTCCCCTTGATCATGCTGTATAATCCTTATAACCTGGCGCATTACCTGCAGAATATTTGGGTGCTGTATACCATGATCGCGATACTGTGTTACCTGATGGTTGCAGAGATGCCGATGCTGAGTATGAAATTCAAGAATTTCAATCCGGCACAGAACTGGCCCAGATTCTTAATCGTGATATTAGCGATATTAGCTATACCAGTATTAAAGTTTGCCACAGTGCCTTTTATATTTGTGGTATATGTAGTCCTGTCAGCAGCGGCACGCCCTGCTGCAATAGCTAAATAA
- the pckA gene encoding phosphoenolpyruvate carboxykinase (ATP), with the protein MQVSSVRSPVAILSAIGIVQTAAIYYQTAPAVLVSHTLARKQGALTANGALSVNTGKFTGRSPKDKFIVKDALTTATVNWNDFNIPMSADHFDRLYTKITAYFKGKEIWVRDCVACADPAYRIGIQVVTETPWANLFAYNMFLRPGAEELEDMHAEWTVIQAPGFLADPATDGTRQENFAAISFERKVVLIGGTAYTGEIKKGVFTILNYILPQMHGVLPMHCSANQDEHGDTAIFFGLSGTGKTTLSADPARKLIGDDEHGWSADHIFNFEGGCYAKCIDLTEEKEPQIFRAIREGALLENVSCHEGTNNVDFANKCITENTRVSYPLDYIDNAVIPSVGNIPSNIFFLTCDAFGVLPPISRLTPAQAMYQFISGYTARVAGTETGVTEPTTTFSTCFGAPFLPLHPVQYAQLLGQKLKQQEVAVWLINTGWTGGPYGTGQRISLKYTRAMVTAALKGELDRIAYKDFPLFGFGIPEDCPGVPAEILDPRNTWADKAAFDKQAADLANRFVQNFKKYGAQADPEILSASPKI; encoded by the coding sequence ATGCAAGTCAGCAGCGTAAGGAGCCCTGTTGCCATCCTATCAGCTATAGGAATAGTGCAAACAGCAGCTATCTATTACCAGACAGCACCTGCCGTGCTGGTGTCGCACACACTGGCACGGAAACAGGGAGCCCTCACAGCCAACGGAGCATTGTCCGTAAATACCGGGAAATTCACCGGCCGCTCTCCAAAAGATAAGTTCATCGTAAAGGATGCGCTTACTACTGCAACAGTGAACTGGAATGACTTTAACATTCCGATGTCAGCTGATCATTTCGATCGCCTGTACACAAAAATTACCGCATACTTTAAGGGAAAAGAAATCTGGGTACGTGACTGCGTAGCCTGCGCTGATCCTGCATACCGCATTGGGATCCAGGTGGTGACAGAAACGCCATGGGCAAATCTCTTTGCCTATAATATGTTCCTGCGCCCGGGTGCAGAAGAACTGGAAGACATGCATGCAGAATGGACTGTGATCCAGGCACCTGGATTCCTTGCAGATCCTGCTACTGACGGTACCCGCCAGGAAAATTTTGCAGCGATCAGTTTTGAACGTAAAGTGGTTTTGATTGGAGGTACCGCATATACCGGAGAAATTAAGAAAGGAGTTTTCACAATACTCAATTATATACTGCCACAAATGCACGGTGTATTGCCGATGCATTGCTCAGCCAACCAGGATGAGCATGGCGATACTGCGATCTTCTTCGGATTGAGTGGTACCGGGAAAACCACGCTCAGTGCAGACCCTGCACGCAAGCTGATAGGGGATGATGAGCATGGATGGTCCGCTGACCATATCTTCAATTTTGAAGGGGGGTGTTATGCAAAATGTATAGACCTGACTGAAGAAAAGGAGCCGCAGATATTCAGGGCAATCCGCGAAGGAGCCCTGCTGGAGAATGTCTCGTGCCATGAAGGCACGAATAATGTAGATTTTGCCAATAAGTGCATCACAGAAAATACGCGGGTTTCATATCCACTGGATTATATTGACAATGCGGTGATTCCTTCAGTAGGAAATATCCCTTCCAATATCTTCTTTCTTACCTGCGATGCATTCGGGGTATTGCCTCCTATTTCAAGGCTAACACCAGCACAGGCCATGTACCAGTTTATATCCGGCTATACAGCCAGGGTAGCGGGTACAGAGACCGGGGTCACAGAGCCGACCACCACATTCAGCACCTGCTTTGGGGCACCATTCCTGCCATTGCATCCTGTGCAATATGCACAATTGCTGGGGCAGAAACTGAAACAACAGGAAGTGGCTGTATGGCTGATTAACACTGGCTGGACGGGAGGTCCTTATGGTACAGGTCAGCGTATTTCGCTGAAATACACCCGGGCGATGGTCACAGCAGCACTGAAAGGTGAGTTGGACAGGATTGCGTATAAAGATTTCCCGCTCTTTGGTTTTGGTATTCCGGAAGATTGTCCGGGAGTACCTGCAGAGATACTGGATCCACGTAATACCTGGGCTGACAAAGCAGCTTTTGATAAGCAGGCAGCGGACCTCGCCAACAGATTTGTTCAAAACTTTAAAAAATACGGGGCGCAGGCCGATCCGGAAATATTATCCGCATCTCCGAAAATTTAA
- a CDS encoding aminopeptidase P N-terminal domain-containing protein: MKNLPLDSQIFIKNRQRFIAEMQPNSIAIINSNDELPSNGDALYRFEQNHDLYWLTGVEQEDTMLILYPDNPDPKYREVLVLVRPNELKEKWDGHRLRKDEALAVSGISTVIWLDVLDGLLQPWIHEATNIYLNSNENNRKSSRIAVRDYRYAEEMRARYPLHNYLRAAIIFKKLRAVKTPEEIKVMQTAMDITEKAFRRLLQFIRPGVGEHQIQAEIVHEFLSNRSDGEGYTSIIASGDRARTLHYIANNQECKDGELVLMDFGAVYGGYNADMTRTVPVNGKFTPRQREVYDACLHLHNYAKSILKPGLTIAKYHEMMGEEAGKVFVKINLLKEEDIKNQDPESPAYRKYLYHGISHHLGVGVHDLGPSFWQPIPDGAVLTIEPGIYIEEEKMGVRIENNVWITSKGNIDLMKNIPITADEIEALMKK, from the coding sequence ATGAAAAATTTGCCACTGGATTCACAGATTTTTATCAAAAATCGCCAGCGCTTTATTGCGGAGATGCAACCCAATTCCATTGCCATCATTAACTCAAATGATGAATTGCCCAGCAATGGAGACGCTTTATATCGATTCGAGCAAAACCATGACCTGTACTGGCTGACGGGTGTTGAGCAGGAAGACACAATGCTCATTTTATACCCTGATAATCCGGATCCTAAGTACAGGGAAGTACTGGTATTGGTACGTCCAAATGAGTTGAAAGAGAAATGGGATGGCCATCGACTGCGCAAAGACGAGGCTCTGGCCGTATCGGGTATCAGTACCGTTATCTGGCTGGATGTGTTGGATGGATTGTTACAACCATGGATTCACGAAGCCACCAATATCTATTTAAATTCAAACGAAAATAACCGTAAATCCAGCCGCATTGCTGTAAGAGATTACCGCTATGCAGAAGAGATGCGTGCCCGTTATCCTCTGCACAATTACCTGAGAGCAGCAATCATCTTCAAGAAACTGCGTGCAGTGAAGACACCTGAAGAAATCAAGGTAATGCAAACCGCGATGGATATTACAGAAAAGGCTTTCCGTCGTTTGCTGCAATTTATCCGCCCCGGAGTTGGTGAACACCAGATCCAGGCAGAGATCGTACACGAATTCCTCTCTAACCGTTCTGACGGTGAAGGATATACTTCTATCATTGCCAGCGGTGACCGTGCCCGCACCCTGCACTACATAGCCAATAACCAGGAGTGTAAAGATGGTGAACTGGTATTGATGGATTTCGGGGCTGTGTATGGTGGTTACAATGCTGATATGACCCGTACCGTGCCTGTGAATGGTAAGTTCACACCACGTCAGCGTGAAGTATATGATGCCTGTCTGCACCTGCATAACTATGCTAAATCCATCCTGAAACCAGGACTGACCATTGCTAAGTATCATGAAATGATGGGAGAGGAAGCAGGTAAAGTCTTCGTAAAAATAAATCTCCTGAAAGAAGAAGATATTAAGAACCAGGATCCTGAATCACCGGCGTACCGCAAATATCTGTACCATGGCATCAGCCATCACCTGGGTGTAGGCGTACATGATTTAGGTCCGTCTTTCTGGCAGCCAATTCCTGATGGTGCCGTATTGACAATTGAACCTGGTATCTACATTGAAGAAGAAAAAATGGGTGTGAGGATCGAGAATAACGTGTGGATCACTTCAAAAGGTAACATCGACCTGATGAAGAATATTCCAATCACAGCAGATGAAATTGAAGCTTTAATGAAAAAATAA
- the purS gene encoding phosphoribosylformylglycinamidine synthase subunit PurS, translating to MTFTAHINVMPLKELLDPQGKAVMSGLKNLGITQINDVRIGKHITLQIEAATKEEAQSLAENACQKLLANQVMESFEVTIQ from the coding sequence ATGACCTTTACTGCACATATCAACGTAATGCCACTGAAAGAATTACTGGATCCTCAGGGAAAAGCGGTAATGAGTGGTTTAAAGAACCTCGGCATTACCCAGATCAATGATGTAAGAATCGGAAAACATATTACCCTGCAGATAGAAGCTGCTACAAAAGAAGAAGCACAGTCACTGGCAGAGAACGCTTGTCAGAAACTGCTGGCTAACCAGGTAATGGAATCTTTTGAAGTAACTATTCAATAA
- a CDS encoding RNA polymerase sigma factor, with amino-acid sequence MAAEQNERIQETVRKERQRLLHFIRKRVNNVADAEDILQDVLYQFTEYSRLGSQIDSITAWLFTVTRNKITDWFRKKRETTFSDHTQEIDGEETLFLSELIADQDAKSDAPLTRKVLAEAIMEAIDELPEEQRYAFIQHELEGKSFKELSAETGIPVNTLLSRKRYAVLHLRERLAQLYEEL; translated from the coding sequence ATGGCTGCTGAACAAAATGAGCGCATACAGGAAACGGTGCGTAAGGAGCGGCAACGTCTACTCCATTTCATCCGTAAAAGGGTGAATAATGTGGCGGATGCAGAAGATATTTTACAGGACGTTTTGTATCAGTTTACGGAATATTCCCGGCTGGGTAGTCAGATCGATTCTATTACCGCCTGGTTATTCACTGTAACCCGCAATAAAATTACCGACTGGTTCCGCAAGAAACGGGAGACTACCTTCAGCGATCATACACAGGAAATAGATGGAGAAGAGACTTTGTTCCTATCCGAACTGATAGCCGATCAGGACGCAAAAAGCGACGCACCACTTACACGCAAAGTTTTAGCAGAAGCCATTATGGAAGCCATAGACGAGCTGCCGGAAGAACAGCGCTATGCATTTATTCAACATGAACTGGAAGGGAAATCCTTCAAGGAACTGTCTGCAGAAACCGGCATCCCTGTGAATACCCTATTGTCGAGAAAACGCTACGCTGTACTGCATCTTCGCGAACGGCTGGCACAATTGTATGAAGAATTGTAA
- the rsmG gene encoding 16S rRNA (guanine(527)-N(7))-methyltransferase RsmG encodes MDIIQKYFGDFTPTQVDQFSALFELYKEWNEKINVISRKDIDALYEKHVLHSLAVAAVAEFPDGYEVIDLGTGGGFPGIPLAIFFPEVKFHLVDAIGKKIKVVQGVAEALELKNVSTAHSRAEDIKDRKFDVIVSRAVAPLKDLWRWGKPLLKKAPAHLQQPGLICLKGGDLALEVQESGLRPRLTPVYQLFPEEFFREKYVVVVNK; translated from the coding sequence ATGGACATCATTCAAAAATACTTTGGGGACTTCACCCCCACCCAGGTCGACCAATTCTCCGCACTGTTCGAACTCTATAAAGAATGGAACGAGAAAATCAACGTCATTTCCCGTAAAGACATCGATGCCTTATATGAAAAGCACGTCCTCCACTCCCTGGCCGTTGCTGCCGTAGCTGAGTTCCCGGATGGTTACGAAGTAATCGACCTCGGTACCGGTGGCGGATTCCCCGGTATTCCGCTGGCCATCTTTTTCCCGGAAGTGAAGTTCCACCTGGTAGATGCGATCGGTAAAAAGATCAAAGTAGTACAGGGTGTAGCCGAAGCACTTGAATTAAAGAATGTCAGCACCGCTCACTCCAGGGCCGAAGATATTAAAGATAGAAAGTTTGATGTGATCGTATCCCGTGCCGTAGCCCCCCTCAAAGACCTCTGGCGCTGGGGAAAACCATTACTGAAAAAAGCCCCCGCTCACCTGCAGCAACCCGGCCTCATCTGCCTGAAAGGCGGAGACCTGGCACTGGAGGTACAGGAAAGCGGCCTCAGACCTCGCCTGACCCCTGTTTACCAGTTATTCCCTGAGGAGTTTTTCAGGGAGAAATATGTAGTCGTGGTAAATAAGTAA
- a CDS encoding M1 family metallopeptidase, whose translation MSVVKGLMVCLLAVGVVPAQAQPDRWQQRVKYVMDVNVDATTNRFTGKQKLEYTNNSPDTLYKVFYHLYWNAFQPGSMMDVRSRELGKIVIGRDSKGNERRDWDYRVADKISKFTPEQTGYQHVLSLKRDGVPQSFNMLETILEVPLKKPILPHSTTTFEMEFEAQVPVQTRRSGRNNSEGVDYSMAQWYPKMCEYDYEGWHATPYIAREFYGVWGDYDVKIAMDKKFVIAATGYLQNPNQIGYGYEMMGTKVIRPAGEKLNWHFIANNVHDFVWAADPDYKHITQQVDGFVAHFFYIENDITKDTWPAFAKMIPRAYEYIKAHYGPYPYKSFSFIQGGDGGMEYPMATLIMGNGKLEGLYGLGVHEWMHSWYQGMLGTNESLYPWMDEGFTTFAENNVLYHTLDSTREAFAQESSYNGYFNLVKSGYEEPMSTHADHFKTNYGYTQTAYNKGAVFLEQLGYVIGTENRDKGLLRYYADWRFKHPNPNDFIREMEKESGIALDWYKQYLLYSVKHIDYGIDTVYTNDNNKTVIRLRRIDDFPMPVDLLVTTKAGKQTMHYVPLSLMYGSKPNENGNIMRTVHEAWRWTSPTYDVVIDTPLNELGEIVIDPGLRMADINRSNNILKF comes from the coding sequence ATGTCAGTAGTTAAAGGCCTGATGGTGTGCCTGTTGGCAGTAGGTGTCGTTCCTGCGCAGGCACAGCCTGACCGTTGGCAGCAACGGGTAAAATATGTTATGGATGTGAATGTAGATGCAACCACTAACCGTTTTACAGGTAAACAGAAACTGGAATATACCAACAACTCACCGGATACATTGTACAAGGTGTTCTATCATCTTTACTGGAATGCGTTTCAGCCAGGCAGCATGATGGATGTACGCAGCCGTGAACTGGGTAAGATCGTAATAGGCCGTGATTCAAAAGGGAATGAAAGAAGGGATTGGGATTATCGTGTAGCAGATAAGATCTCTAAGTTCACACCTGAGCAAACAGGCTACCAGCACGTACTTTCACTGAAGCGTGATGGCGTGCCCCAGTCATTCAATATGCTGGAAACCATCCTGGAAGTGCCGCTGAAAAAGCCGATCCTTCCACATAGCACCACTACCTTCGAAATGGAATTCGAAGCACAGGTACCCGTGCAAACCCGCCGTAGTGGCCGTAATAACTCAGAAGGGGTAGACTATTCCATGGCACAGTGGTATCCTAAAATGTGTGAATACGATTACGAAGGCTGGCATGCTACCCCTTACATCGCCCGTGAATTCTATGGTGTATGGGGTGATTATGATGTGAAGATTGCGATGGATAAAAAGTTCGTGATCGCAGCAACCGGTTATCTCCAGAATCCTAACCAGATTGGTTATGGATATGAAATGATGGGTACCAAAGTTATTCGTCCGGCAGGAGAGAAGCTGAACTGGCATTTCATTGCCAACAATGTACATGATTTTGTATGGGCAGCAGATCCTGACTACAAGCACATCACCCAACAGGTAGATGGCTTCGTGGCACACTTCTTCTACATTGAAAATGACATTACAAAGGATACCTGGCCTGCATTTGCAAAAATGATCCCGCGGGCATATGAGTATATCAAAGCACATTATGGCCCTTATCCTTACAAGAGCTTTAGCTTTATCCAGGGTGGCGATGGTGGAATGGAATATCCAATGGCTACCCTGATCATGGGCAATGGTAAACTGGAAGGTTTGTATGGATTAGGTGTGCATGAATGGATGCATAGCTGGTACCAGGGAATGCTGGGTACAAATGAAAGCCTGTATCCATGGATGGATGAAGGTTTCACCACATTTGCAGAGAATAATGTATTGTATCATACACTGGATTCTACCAGGGAAGCCTTTGCACAGGAAAGTTCTTACAATGGCTATTTCAATCTTGTAAAAAGCGGTTATGAAGAGCCCATGAGCACACATGCGGATCATTTTAAAACGAACTATGGCTATACACAAACAGCGTACAATAAAGGTGCGGTATTCCTGGAGCAGTTAGGTTATGTAATTGGAACTGAAAACAGGGATAAAGGATTGCTCCGTTATTATGCTGACTGGCGTTTCAAACATCCGAATCCAAATGATTTCATTCGTGAAATGGAGAAGGAAAGTGGGATTGCGCTGGATTGGTACAAGCAGTATTTGCTGTATTCAGTAAAGCATATTGATTATGGAATTGATACTGTATACACAAATGATAATAACAAAACAGTGATTCGTTTGCGCAGGATAGATGACTTCCCGATGCCGGTTGATTTGTTGGTAACAACAAAGGCGGGTAAGCAAACAATGCACTATGTGCCGCTGTCACTGATGTATGGTAGCAAGCCCAATGAGAATGGGAATATCATGCGTACCGTGCATGAGGCGTGGAGATGGACAAGTCCTACATATGATGTGGTGATTGATACGCCATTGAATGAATTGGGGGAAATTGTAATTGATCCGGGTCTTCGCATGGCTGATATCAACCGTAGCAACAATATACTCAAATTTTAA